A window of Anomalospiza imberbis isolate Cuckoo-Finch-1a 21T00152 chromosome 4, ASM3175350v1, whole genome shotgun sequence contains these coding sequences:
- the KIAA0232 gene encoding uncharacterized protein KIAA0232 homolog isoform X3, with the protein MKKQAAVQCLRSASDESSGIETLVEELCSKLKDLQSKQEEKIHKKLEGSLTPETDLSPTAKDQVEMYYEAFPPLSEKPVCLQEIMTVWNKSKVCSYSSSSSSSTVPPTSTDTSSPKDCNSESEVTKDRSNKVSATVQERTQQKKSKNEKENKFSNSTVEEKPVLYKKQVRHKSEGKMRPRSWSSGSSEAGSSSSGNQGEYKASMKCIKVRHKTREVRSKKGRNGQSRLSVKSGEKVDRKVHSGNSSSSSSGSIKQLCKRGKRPLKEIGRKEAGGSDGKDLYLDSRNEKEYKEEPLWYTEPITEYFVPLSRKSKLETTYRNREDICGVTSEAVEELSESVHGLCISNNNTHKTYLAAGTFIDGHFVEMPAVLNEDIDLAGTSICSQPEDDKYLDDVHLSELTHFYEVDIDQSMLDPGASDTMQGESRILNMIRQKSKEKTDFEAECCIVLDGMELQGESAIWTDSTSSVGAEGWFLQDLSNLAQFWECCSSSSSGDADGESFGGDSPIRFSPILDSTMLNSHMLAGNQELFSDINEGSGINSCFSVFEVQCSNSVLPFSFETLSLGNENADSSSTANILGKTQSRLLIWTKNSAFDENEHCSNLSTRTCSPWSHSEETRSDNETINIPYEESTQFNAEDINYVVPRVSSNYVDEEILDFLPEETCQQQARSLGEMPTLIFKKKSKLESVCGIQLEQKAESKDYETTQGCRESSPHGDGYSSGVIKDIWTNMTDRNSAAMVEIEGIEDELFSTDVNNYCCCLDTEAKVETLQEPNKAVQRSEYHLWEGQKENVEKRAFVSNDLSKVDGGDYTTPSKPWDVNQDKENSFILGGVYGELKTFNSDGEWAVVPPGHSKGSLLQCAASDVVTIAGTDVFMTPGNSFAPGHRQLWRPFVSFEQNEQSKSGDNGLNKGFSFIFHEDLLGACGNFQVEEPGLEYSFSSFDLNNPFSQVLHVECSFEPEGIASFSPSFKPKSILCSDSDSEVLHPRICGVDRTQYRAIRISPRTHFRPISASELSPGGGSESEFESEKDEGGIAVPPQVDVFEDPQADLKPLEEDAEKEGHYYGKSELESGKFLPRLKKSGMEKSAQTSLDSQEESAGMLPVGNQDPCLECSMKESLEGRVVESSKVNCRIVEPREETGRFCSCKAGCHFPTYEDNPVSSGEHEERMSGSQEKQCWWEKALYSPLFPASQCEECYTNAKGENGVGELADVKEVSNDDEHLLDFNMVSSVYEARCADDINDEAKPNGFRKKIYSSDSSSSEDTASEGGSEWADPCEEELFSRTQL; encoded by the exons atgaaaaaacaGGCTGCTGTCCAGTGTCTTCGCTCTGCTTCTGATGAA agctctgggattGAAACGTTAGTGGAGGAGCTTTGCTCCAAACTGAAAGACCTTCAGAGTAAGCAAG AGGAGAAGATTCACAAAAAGTTAGAAGGCTCTTTGACTCCTGAGACTGATTTATCTCCCACAGCAAAGGATCAAGTAGAAAt gtACTATGAAgcatttcctcctctttctgAAAAGCCAGTTTGCCTGCAGGAAATTATGACTGTATGGAATAAATCCAAAGTATGCTCTTACTCTAGCTCCTCATCTTCATCCACTGTTCCACCAACTAGCACGGATACATCTTCTCCAAAGGATTGCAATAGTGAAAGTGAAGTAACTAAAGACAGAAGTAATAAAGTATCTGCCACTGTACAGGAAAGAACCCAGCAGAAGAAGAGTAAAAAcgagaaagaaaacaagtttAGTAACAGCACTGTTGAAGAGAAGCCTGTTTTGTACAAAAAGCAAGTCCGACATAAGTCTGAAGGAAAGATGCGTCCCCGCTCCTGGTCATCAGGATCTAGTGAGGCTGGCTCAAGTTCTAGTGGTAATCAAGGTGAATACAAGGCATCAATGAAATGTATTAAAGTAAGACACAAAACAAGAGAGGTTCGGAGTAAAAAAGGGCGGAATGGGCAGAGCAGGCTGTCAGTGAAATCTGGTGAAAAGGTTGATAGAAAAGTCCACAGcggaaacagcagcagcagcagcagcgggtcCATCAAACAACTGTGCAAAAGAGGTAAAAGGCCATTAAAAGAAATTGGAAGAAAAGAAGCTGGCGGTAGTGATGGAAAAGATTTGTATTTAGACAGTAGAAATGAAAAGGAATATAAAGAAGAGCCCTTGTGGTATACTGAGCCGATTACGGAGTACTTTGTTCCTCTTAGCAGAAAAAGCAAGCTGGAGACTACGTACCGCAACAGAGAAGATATATGTGGAGTAACATCAGAGGCTGTAGAAGAGTTGTCTGAATCAGTGCATGGTCTTTGTATTAGCAACAATAATACTCATAAAACATACCTCGCAGCAGGTACTTTCATCGATGGTCACTTTGTAGAAATGCCTGCAGTTCTAAATGAGGATATTGACCTCGCTGGGACCTCAATATGTTCTCAACCAGAGGACGACAAGTATTTAGATGATGTTCATCTGTCAGAACTAACGCACTTCTATGAAGTGGATATTGATCAATCCATGTTGGATCCTGGTGCCTCAGATACGATGCAAGGGGAGAGTCGGATTTTAAATATGATTCGACagaagagtaaagaaaaaacTGATTTTGAGGCAGAATGTTGCATAGTGTTAGATGGAATGGAGTTGCAAGGGGAAAGTGCAATATGGACTGATTCGACCAGCTCTGTTGGTGCTGAAGGGTGGTTCTTGCAAGATCTTAGTAATTTAGCTCAATTTTGGGAGTGCTGTTCATCTTCTAGTTCTGGTGATGCAGATGGGGAAAGTTTTGGAGGAGATTCTCCGATCAGATTCTCCCCCATCCTAGACAGCACAATGCTTAATTCACACATGCTTGCTGGCAATCAAGAGCTCTTTTCAGATATTAATGAAGGGTCTGGTATAAactcttgtttttcagtgtTTGAAGTGCAATGCAGTAACTCTGTTTtaccattttcttttgaaacacTCAGCTTGGGAAATGAAAATGCAGATTCTAGTAGCACTGCTAATATTCTTGGAAAAACACAGTCTAGATTGCTAATATGGACCAAAAATAGTGCCTTTGATGAAAATGAACACTGTTCTAATCTTTCAACAAGAACCTGTAGTCCATGGTCACACTCGGAAGAAACACGTTCAGACAATGAGACTATAAATATTCCATATGAAGAATCCACGCAATTTAATGCAGAAGATATTAATTATGTAGTTCCTAGAGTGTCTTCGAATTATGTAGATGAAGAAATTCTAGATTTTCTGCCAGAAGAAACCTGCCAGCAACAAGCTAGAAGTTTAGGAGAAATGCCCACTTtgattttcaaaaagaaatctAAGCTAGAATCTGTCTGTGGTATTCAGCtagaacaaaaagcagaaagtaaAGACTATGAAACTACACAAGGGTGTAGGGAAAGCAGTCCACATGGAGATGGCTACAGCTCAGGGGTTATTAAAGATATTTGGACAAATATGACAGACAGAAATTCTGCAGCGATGGTAGAAATAGAAGGAATAGAAGATGAATTGTTTTCAACTGATGTAAATAACTATTGCTGCTGTTTGGATACAGAAGCAAAAGTTGAAACCCTCCAGGAACCCAATAAAGCAGTGCAAAGGTCAGAGTATCACCTTTGGGAAGGTCAAAAGGAGAATGTAGAGAAGAGAGCCTTTGTCTCAAATGATTTATCAAAAGTAGATGGTGGTGACTATACCACACCATCAAAACCCTGGGATGTTAACCAGGATAAAGAAAACTCATTTATACTTGGTGGTGTGTATGGAGAGCTTAAAACATTTAACAGTGATGGAGAATGGGCAGTGGTGCCACCTGGTCACTCAAAGGGGAGCTTACTGCAATGTGCAGCTTCCGATGTGGTGACAATAGCTGGTACAGATGTTTTTATGACTCCAGGTAATAGCTTTGCCCCTGGCCACAGGCAATTATGGAGGCCGTTTGTATCATTTGAACAGAACGAGCAATCAAAGAGCGGAGATAACGGATTAAATAAgggtttttcttttatcttccATGAAGACTTACTGGGAGCTTGTGGTAACTTTCAAGTCGAAGAACCGGGGCTTGAATACTCATTCTCTTCCTTTGACCTGAACAATCCATTTTCACAAGTTCTTCATGTAGAGTGTTCGTTTGAGCCAGAAGGAATTGCATCTTTCAGCCCTAGTTTTAAACCTAAGTCCATTCTGTGCTCTGATTCGGACAGTGAGGTTTTACACCCCAGGATATGTGGTGTTGATCGAACGCAGTACAGGGCTATACGGATTTCTCCGAGGACTCACTTTCGCCCAATTTCTGCATCTGAACTTTCTCCAGGTGGTGGAAGCGAGTCAGAATTTGAGTCAGAAAAAGATGAGGGAGGTATTGCTGTCCCTCCCCAAGTAGATGTATTTGAGGATCCACAGGCAGATCTCAAACCTCTGGAAGAAGATGCAGAAAAAGAAGGGCATTATTATGGAAAATCAGAGCTTGAATCTGGAAAATTCCTTCCCAGATTAAAAAAGTCTGGAATGGAGAAGAGTGCACAGACATCATTGGATTCCCAAGAAGAGTCGGCCGGGATGTTGCCAGTAGGAAACCAAGATCCCTGTTTAGAATGCAGTATGAAAGAATCTCTAGAAGGGAGAGTGGTGGAGAGCTCTAAAGTAAACTGCAGAATAGTGGAGCCACGTGAGGAGACTGGCAGGTTTTGCAGTTGTAAAGCAGGGTGTCATTTCCCCACGTACGAGGATAATCCTGTTTCTTCAGGAGAGCATGAAGAG
- the KIAA0232 gene encoding uncharacterized protein KIAA0232 homolog isoform X4: protein MTVWNKSKVCSYSSSSSSSTVPPTSTDTSSPKDCNSESEVTKDRSNKVSATVQERTQQKKSKNEKENKFSNSTVEEKPVLYKKQVRHKSEGKMRPRSWSSGSSEAGSSSSGNQGEYKASMKCIKVRHKTREVRSKKGRNGQSRLSVKSGEKVDRKVHSGNSSSSSSGSIKQLCKRGKRPLKEIGRKEAGGSDGKDLYLDSRNEKEYKEEPLWYTEPITEYFVPLSRKSKLETTYRNREDICGVTSEAVEELSESVHGLCISNNNTHKTYLAAGTFIDGHFVEMPAVLNEDIDLAGTSICSQPEDDKYLDDVHLSELTHFYEVDIDQSMLDPGASDTMQGESRILNMIRQKSKEKTDFEAECCIVLDGMELQGESAIWTDSTSSVGAEGWFLQDLSNLAQFWECCSSSSSGDADGESFGGDSPIRFSPILDSTMLNSHMLAGNQELFSDINEGSGINSCFSVFEVQCSNSVLPFSFETLSLGNENADSSSTANILGKTQSRLLIWTKNSAFDENEHCSNLSTRTCSPWSHSEETRSDNETINIPYEESTQFNAEDINYVVPRVSSNYVDEEILDFLPEETCQQQARSLGEMPTLIFKKKSKLESVCGIQLEQKAESKDYETTQGCRESSPHGDGYSSGVIKDIWTNMTDRNSAAMVEIEGIEDELFSTDVNNYCCCLDTEAKVETLQEPNKAVQRSEYHLWEGQKENVEKRAFVSNDLSKVDGGDYTTPSKPWDVNQDKENSFILGGVYGELKTFNSDGEWAVVPPGHSKGSLLQCAASDVVTIAGTDVFMTPGNSFAPGHRQLWRPFVSFEQNEQSKSGDNGLNKGFSFIFHEDLLGACGNFQVEEPGLEYSFSSFDLNNPFSQVLHVECSFEPEGIASFSPSFKPKSILCSDSDSEVLHPRICGVDRTQYRAIRISPRTHFRPISASELSPGGGSESEFESEKDEGGIAVPPQVDVFEDPQADLKPLEEDAEKEGHYYGKSELESGKFLPRLKKSGMEKSAQTSLDSQEESAGMLPVGNQDPCLECSMKESLEGRVVESSKVNCRIVEPREETGRFCSCKAGCHFPTYEDNPVSSGEHEERMSGSQEKQCWWEKALYSPLFPASQCEECYTNAKGENGVGELADVKEVSNDDEHLLDFNMVSSVYEARCADDINDEAKPNGFRKKIYSSDSSSSEDTASEGGSEWADPCEEELFSRTQL, encoded by the coding sequence ATGACTGTATGGAATAAATCCAAAGTATGCTCTTACTCTAGCTCCTCATCTTCATCCACTGTTCCACCAACTAGCACGGATACATCTTCTCCAAAGGATTGCAATAGTGAAAGTGAAGTAACTAAAGACAGAAGTAATAAAGTATCTGCCACTGTACAGGAAAGAACCCAGCAGAAGAAGAGTAAAAAcgagaaagaaaacaagtttAGTAACAGCACTGTTGAAGAGAAGCCTGTTTTGTACAAAAAGCAAGTCCGACATAAGTCTGAAGGAAAGATGCGTCCCCGCTCCTGGTCATCAGGATCTAGTGAGGCTGGCTCAAGTTCTAGTGGTAATCAAGGTGAATACAAGGCATCAATGAAATGTATTAAAGTAAGACACAAAACAAGAGAGGTTCGGAGTAAAAAAGGGCGGAATGGGCAGAGCAGGCTGTCAGTGAAATCTGGTGAAAAGGTTGATAGAAAAGTCCACAGcggaaacagcagcagcagcagcagcgggtcCATCAAACAACTGTGCAAAAGAGGTAAAAGGCCATTAAAAGAAATTGGAAGAAAAGAAGCTGGCGGTAGTGATGGAAAAGATTTGTATTTAGACAGTAGAAATGAAAAGGAATATAAAGAAGAGCCCTTGTGGTATACTGAGCCGATTACGGAGTACTTTGTTCCTCTTAGCAGAAAAAGCAAGCTGGAGACTACGTACCGCAACAGAGAAGATATATGTGGAGTAACATCAGAGGCTGTAGAAGAGTTGTCTGAATCAGTGCATGGTCTTTGTATTAGCAACAATAATACTCATAAAACATACCTCGCAGCAGGTACTTTCATCGATGGTCACTTTGTAGAAATGCCTGCAGTTCTAAATGAGGATATTGACCTCGCTGGGACCTCAATATGTTCTCAACCAGAGGACGACAAGTATTTAGATGATGTTCATCTGTCAGAACTAACGCACTTCTATGAAGTGGATATTGATCAATCCATGTTGGATCCTGGTGCCTCAGATACGATGCAAGGGGAGAGTCGGATTTTAAATATGATTCGACagaagagtaaagaaaaaacTGATTTTGAGGCAGAATGTTGCATAGTGTTAGATGGAATGGAGTTGCAAGGGGAAAGTGCAATATGGACTGATTCGACCAGCTCTGTTGGTGCTGAAGGGTGGTTCTTGCAAGATCTTAGTAATTTAGCTCAATTTTGGGAGTGCTGTTCATCTTCTAGTTCTGGTGATGCAGATGGGGAAAGTTTTGGAGGAGATTCTCCGATCAGATTCTCCCCCATCCTAGACAGCACAATGCTTAATTCACACATGCTTGCTGGCAATCAAGAGCTCTTTTCAGATATTAATGAAGGGTCTGGTATAAactcttgtttttcagtgtTTGAAGTGCAATGCAGTAACTCTGTTTtaccattttcttttgaaacacTCAGCTTGGGAAATGAAAATGCAGATTCTAGTAGCACTGCTAATATTCTTGGAAAAACACAGTCTAGATTGCTAATATGGACCAAAAATAGTGCCTTTGATGAAAATGAACACTGTTCTAATCTTTCAACAAGAACCTGTAGTCCATGGTCACACTCGGAAGAAACACGTTCAGACAATGAGACTATAAATATTCCATATGAAGAATCCACGCAATTTAATGCAGAAGATATTAATTATGTAGTTCCTAGAGTGTCTTCGAATTATGTAGATGAAGAAATTCTAGATTTTCTGCCAGAAGAAACCTGCCAGCAACAAGCTAGAAGTTTAGGAGAAATGCCCACTTtgattttcaaaaagaaatctAAGCTAGAATCTGTCTGTGGTATTCAGCtagaacaaaaagcagaaagtaaAGACTATGAAACTACACAAGGGTGTAGGGAAAGCAGTCCACATGGAGATGGCTACAGCTCAGGGGTTATTAAAGATATTTGGACAAATATGACAGACAGAAATTCTGCAGCGATGGTAGAAATAGAAGGAATAGAAGATGAATTGTTTTCAACTGATGTAAATAACTATTGCTGCTGTTTGGATACAGAAGCAAAAGTTGAAACCCTCCAGGAACCCAATAAAGCAGTGCAAAGGTCAGAGTATCACCTTTGGGAAGGTCAAAAGGAGAATGTAGAGAAGAGAGCCTTTGTCTCAAATGATTTATCAAAAGTAGATGGTGGTGACTATACCACACCATCAAAACCCTGGGATGTTAACCAGGATAAAGAAAACTCATTTATACTTGGTGGTGTGTATGGAGAGCTTAAAACATTTAACAGTGATGGAGAATGGGCAGTGGTGCCACCTGGTCACTCAAAGGGGAGCTTACTGCAATGTGCAGCTTCCGATGTGGTGACAATAGCTGGTACAGATGTTTTTATGACTCCAGGTAATAGCTTTGCCCCTGGCCACAGGCAATTATGGAGGCCGTTTGTATCATTTGAACAGAACGAGCAATCAAAGAGCGGAGATAACGGATTAAATAAgggtttttcttttatcttccATGAAGACTTACTGGGAGCTTGTGGTAACTTTCAAGTCGAAGAACCGGGGCTTGAATACTCATTCTCTTCCTTTGACCTGAACAATCCATTTTCACAAGTTCTTCATGTAGAGTGTTCGTTTGAGCCAGAAGGAATTGCATCTTTCAGCCCTAGTTTTAAACCTAAGTCCATTCTGTGCTCTGATTCGGACAGTGAGGTTTTACACCCCAGGATATGTGGTGTTGATCGAACGCAGTACAGGGCTATACGGATTTCTCCGAGGACTCACTTTCGCCCAATTTCTGCATCTGAACTTTCTCCAGGTGGTGGAAGCGAGTCAGAATTTGAGTCAGAAAAAGATGAGGGAGGTATTGCTGTCCCTCCCCAAGTAGATGTATTTGAGGATCCACAGGCAGATCTCAAACCTCTGGAAGAAGATGCAGAAAAAGAAGGGCATTATTATGGAAAATCAGAGCTTGAATCTGGAAAATTCCTTCCCAGATTAAAAAAGTCTGGAATGGAGAAGAGTGCACAGACATCATTGGATTCCCAAGAAGAGTCGGCCGGGATGTTGCCAGTAGGAAACCAAGATCCCTGTTTAGAATGCAGTATGAAAGAATCTCTAGAAGGGAGAGTGGTGGAGAGCTCTAAAGTAAACTGCAGAATAGTGGAGCCACGTGAGGAGACTGGCAGGTTTTGCAGTTGTAAAGCAGGGTGTCATTTCCCCACGTACGAGGATAATCCTGTTTCTTCAGGAGAGCATGAAGAG